In Streptomyces ambofaciens ATCC 23877, a single genomic region encodes these proteins:
- a CDS encoding response regulator transcription factor, whose amino-acid sequence MTRVLLAEDDASISEPLARALRREGYEVEVREDGPTALDAGLQGGVDLVVLDLGLPGMDGLEVARRLRSEGHAVPILILTARADEVDTVVGLDAGADDYVTKPFRLAELLARVRALLRRGSVEPPQPPATHGVRIDVESHRAWMGEEELQLTAKEFDLLRVLVRDAGRVVTRDQLMREVWDTTWWSSTKTLDMHISWLRKKLGDDAANPRYIATVRGVGFRFEKN is encoded by the coding sequence ATGACCCGTGTACTGCTCGCCGAGGACGACGCGTCCATCTCGGAGCCGCTGGCCCGCGCCCTGCGCCGGGAAGGGTACGAGGTCGAGGTGCGTGAGGACGGACCCACCGCACTCGACGCCGGGCTGCAGGGAGGCGTCGACCTGGTCGTACTGGACCTCGGCCTGCCGGGCATGGACGGGCTGGAGGTCGCCCGCCGGCTGCGCTCCGAGGGCCACGCGGTGCCGATCCTGATCCTGACCGCGCGCGCCGACGAGGTGGACACCGTCGTCGGTCTGGACGCGGGCGCCGACGACTACGTCACCAAGCCCTTCCGCCTCGCCGAGCTGCTCGCCCGGGTCCGCGCCCTGCTGCGGCGCGGGTCCGTCGAGCCCCCGCAGCCGCCCGCCACGCACGGCGTGCGCATCGACGTCGAGTCGCACCGGGCCTGGATGGGCGAGGAGGAGCTCCAGCTCACCGCCAAGGAGTTCGACCTGCTGCGGGTGCTGGTGCGCGACGCCGGCCGGGTCGTCACCCGCGACCAGCTGATGCGCGAGGTCTGGGACACCACCTGGTGGTCCTCCACCAAGACCCTCGACATGCACATCTCCTGGCTGCGCAAGAAGCTGGGGGACGACGCGGCGAACCCGCGCTACATCGCCACCGTGCGCGGTGTGGGCTTCCGCTTCGAGAAGAACTGA
- a CDS encoding MFS transporter, protein MASSLTKDSVTPGTPGSEKTFFGHPRGLATLFMTEMWERFSYYGMRALLPLYLVAPGGLGMNAGTATAIYSVYLSLVYLLTMPGGWFGDRVWGPRKTVAVAGGVIMLGHLTLALPSSGTFFAGLGLVAIGSGLLKANISTMVGQLYDGPDDPRRDGGFTVFYMGINLGAFAAPLIIGTIGENVNWHLGFALAAVGMGLGVIQFLIGSRNLAPHSSVVPKPLSAAEKTSTLRKAAFWAALAVVFYAIVGFSGTYTLNWILVPLTLLGVIIPVLVLTRIKRDRTLDRAEQSKMSAYIWFFVAAAVFWMIYDQGGSTLAIFADSSTNTSVLGWDFPVSWFQSVNPVIIMALAPVFATLWLALARRGKEPSTIVKFSFGLVLVGLSFFLFLAPLAIADGGHKAAAMWLVAIYFVQTCGELMLSPVGLSVTTKMAPVKYASQMMGVWFLAVTAGDATTGLLSIAGVDLNKTGIVAAEATLAVVAGLAIWMYRKRVKELMGDVR, encoded by the coding sequence ATGGCGTCCAGCCTGACGAAGGACTCGGTCACACCGGGCACCCCCGGTTCCGAGAAGACCTTCTTCGGCCACCCCCGCGGACTGGCCACTCTCTTCATGACCGAGATGTGGGAGCGTTTCTCCTACTACGGCATGAGGGCTCTGCTCCCGCTGTACCTGGTGGCCCCCGGCGGTCTCGGCATGAACGCCGGCACCGCGACCGCGATCTACTCGGTGTACCTGTCGCTGGTGTACTTGCTCACGATGCCGGGCGGCTGGTTCGGCGACCGTGTCTGGGGACCCCGCAAGACCGTCGCCGTCGCCGGTGGCGTCATCATGCTCGGCCACCTGACGCTGGCGCTGCCCTCCTCGGGCACCTTCTTCGCCGGCCTCGGTCTGGTGGCCATCGGCTCCGGTCTCCTGAAGGCCAACATCTCCACGATGGTCGGCCAGCTCTACGACGGCCCCGACGACCCGCGCCGCGACGGTGGCTTCACCGTCTTCTACATGGGCATCAACCTCGGTGCCTTCGCGGCGCCGCTGATCATCGGCACCATCGGTGAGAACGTCAACTGGCACCTGGGCTTCGCGCTCGCCGCGGTCGGTATGGGCCTCGGCGTGATCCAGTTCCTGATCGGCAGCCGCAACCTGGCGCCGCACTCCAGCGTGGTCCCCAAGCCGCTGTCGGCGGCGGAGAAGACCTCGACGCTGCGCAAGGCCGCGTTCTGGGCCGCGCTCGCCGTCGTCTTCTACGCGATCGTCGGCTTCTCCGGGACCTACACCCTGAACTGGATCCTGGTCCCGCTGACCCTGCTCGGCGTGATCATCCCCGTGCTGGTGCTGACCCGCATCAAGCGCGACAGGACGCTGGACCGCGCCGAGCAGTCGAAGATGTCCGCGTACATCTGGTTCTTCGTGGCCGCGGCCGTCTTCTGGATGATCTACGACCAGGGCGGCTCGACCCTGGCGATCTTCGCCGACTCCTCCACGAACACCAGCGTCCTCGGCTGGGACTTCCCGGTCTCGTGGTTCCAGTCGGTGAACCCGGTCATCATCATGGCCCTCGCCCCGGTCTTCGCCACGCTGTGGCTGGCGCTCGCCCGCCGCGGCAAGGAGCCGAGCACCATCGTGAAGTTCTCGTTCGGCCTCGTCCTGGTCGGACTGTCCTTCTTCCTCTTCCTGGCCCCGCTGGCCATCGCGGACGGCGGCCACAAGGCCGCGGCGATGTGGCTGGTGGCGATCTACTTCGTCCAGACCTGCGGTGAGCTGATGCTCTCCCCGGTCGGCCTGTCGGTCACCACGAAGATGGCGCCGGTGAAGTACGCCTCCCAGATGATGGGCGTCTGGTTCCTGGCCGTCACCGCCGGTGACGCCACGACCGGTCTGCTCTCCATCGCCGGTGTCGACCTGAACAAGACGGGCATCGTGGCCGCGGAGGCCACGCTCGCCGTGGTCGCCGGTCTGGCGATCTGGATGTACCGCAAGCGCGTCAAGGAACTCATGGGCGACGTCCGCTGA
- a CDS encoding ATP-binding protein yields MSTTRPYSPGDRGPEPSGASGNSEGGGVPGTGESDEGVTAGQAAAIGASASPSPAQAVTAPESAVARTENGGRQVRRLSFDDQSGVVPLARDFTRQALYAWGWLPSSTADQRAAAEDVLLVVSELVTNACLHAEGPDELRITCEKKVIRLEVSDRGTGQPAPRTPHRAGRPGGHGMFIVERLCLDWGVVRTPGVAGKRVWAELGAPA; encoded by the coding sequence ATGAGCACCACCCGGCCCTACTCGCCGGGCGACCGCGGTCCGGAGCCCAGCGGCGCTTCCGGGAATTCCGAGGGGGGCGGCGTGCCCGGGACCGGGGAGTCCGACGAGGGCGTGACCGCGGGGCAGGCGGCCGCGATCGGGGCGTCCGCGTCCCCGTCGCCGGCGCAGGCCGTGACCGCGCCCGAGAGTGCCGTCGCGCGTACGGAAAACGGTGGGCGGCAGGTCCGCAGACTGAGCTTCGACGACCAGAGCGGGGTCGTCCCGCTCGCCCGTGACTTCACCCGCCAGGCGCTGTACGCCTGGGGCTGGTTGCCCTCGTCCACCGCGGACCAGCGTGCCGCCGCCGAGGACGTGCTCCTCGTGGTCTCCGAGCTGGTCACCAACGCCTGCCTGCACGCCGAGGGGCCGGACGAGCTGCGGATCACCTGCGAGAAGAAGGTGATCCGGCTGGAGGTCTCCGACCGCGGAACGGGACAGCCGGCGCCGCGCACCCCGCACCGCGCCGGGCGGCCCGGCGGACACGGCATGTTCATCGTGGAGCGGCTGTGCCTGGACTGGGGCGTGGTCCGCACGCCGGGAGTCGCGGGCAAGCGGGTCTGGGCGGAGCTGGGAGCACCGGCGTAG
- a CDS encoding STAS domain-containing protein, whose product MDRGTVGSAQSGRLLVEVREEGPSAVVTPAGELDHHTADLLREPLEDCLAKGLNRLVVDCSRLEFCDSTGLNVLLGARLKAEAAGGGVHLVAMQPVVARVFEITGAEAVFTLHDTLEAALADASD is encoded by the coding sequence ATGGACCGCGGGACGGTCGGCAGTGCCCAGTCGGGCCGGCTTCTGGTGGAAGTGCGGGAAGAGGGCCCCAGTGCCGTCGTGACACCGGCGGGTGAGTTGGACCACCACACCGCCGACCTGTTGCGCGAGCCACTGGAGGACTGTCTCGCCAAGGGACTCAATCGGCTTGTCGTCGACTGTTCGCGTCTGGAGTTCTGCGACTCCACAGGGCTCAACGTCCTGCTCGGCGCGCGGTTGAAGGCGGAGGCCGCGGGGGGCGGTGTGCATCTGGTGGCCATGCAGCCCGTAGTGGCTCGCGTGTTCGAGATCACGGGGGCCGAAGCGGTCTTCACCCTCCACGACACGCTTGAGGCCGCCCTGGCCGACGCATCCGACTGA
- a CDS encoding RNA polymerase sigma factor SigF produces MEDIMSPRLDGSRTQEATSTLPPEHLDPIEHQDASVGHDGALAGLPDIPAYDEVAPADARALSRTLFERLESLEEGTHEFAYVRNTLVELNLALVKFAASRFRSRSEPMEDIIQVGTIGLIKAIDRFELSRGVEFPTFAMPTIIGEIKRFFRDTSWSVRVPRRLQELRLDLAKAGDELAQRLDRAPTVSELAEHLGLSRDEVLEGMAASNAYTASSLDAQPEEDDAEGALADRIGYEDHGLEGIEYVESLKPLIAELPARDRKILSLRFVAGMTQSEIGEELGISQMHVSRLLSRTLVRLRKGLTAED; encoded by the coding sequence ATGGAGGACATCATGTCACCCCGGCTCGACGGATCGCGTACCCAAGAAGCGACGTCGACACTCCCTCCGGAACATCTGGATCCCATCGAGCACCAGGACGCGTCCGTCGGACACGACGGCGCACTCGCCGGGCTTCCGGACATCCCCGCGTACGACGAGGTCGCTCCGGCCGACGCCCGGGCCCTGTCCAGGACCCTCTTCGAGCGACTGGAGTCGCTGGAGGAAGGCACCCACGAGTTCGCGTACGTACGCAACACGCTCGTCGAACTGAACCTCGCGCTGGTCAAGTTCGCCGCCTCCCGTTTCCGCTCGCGCAGCGAGCCGATGGAGGACATCATCCAGGTCGGCACGATCGGCCTGATCAAGGCGATCGACCGTTTCGAGCTGTCGCGCGGTGTGGAGTTCCCCACGTTCGCGATGCCGACCATCATCGGTGAGATCAAGCGCTTCTTCCGCGACACCTCCTGGTCCGTGCGCGTCCCGCGCAGGCTTCAGGAGCTGCGGCTCGACCTGGCCAAGGCCGGCGACGAGCTGGCCCAGCGGCTCGACCGCGCCCCCACGGTGAGCGAACTGGCCGAGCACCTCGGCCTGTCCAGGGACGAGGTCCTGGAGGGCATGGCGGCGTCCAACGCCTACACCGCCTCCTCGCTGGACGCCCAGCCGGAGGAGGACGACGCGGAGGGCGCGCTGGCCGACCGCATCGGCTACGAGGACCACGGGCTCGAGGGCATCGAGTACGTCGAGTCGCTGAAGCCGCTGATCGCCGAACTCCCCGCCCGGGACCGGAAGATCCTCTCCCTGCGCTTCGTCGCGGGCATGACCCAGTCGGAGATCGGCGAGGAACTCGGCATCTCCCAGATGCACGTCTCGCGCCTGCTGTCGCGGACGCTCGTACGGCTGCGCAAGGGGCTCACGGCCGAGGACTGA
- the hutI gene encoding imidazolonepropionase gives MSSSTVITNIAALVTNDPSLGDHSPLGLVRDAAVVIDGDRVAWTGESSKAPATDNRVDAGGRAVLPGFVDSHSHLLFAGDRTEEFNARMSGRPYSAGGIRTTVAATRAASDAELEAGLVRYLEEALRQGTTTFETKSGYGLTTADESRALRIAARHTDEVTFLGAHIVAPEHADDPAAYVDLVTGEMLDACAPHARWIDVFCEQGAFDGDQARAVLTAGRAKGLHPRVHANQLSYGPGVRLAVELDAASADHCTHLTDADVDALASGRTVATLLPGAEFSTRAQWPDARRLLDAGATVALSTDCNPGSSFTSSVPFCIALAVREMGMTPDEAVWAATGGGAAALRRDDIGRLAPGAYADLTLLDAPSHVHLAYRPGVPLVAGVWRRGLRRV, from the coding sequence ATGAGCAGCAGCACCGTCATCACCAACATCGCCGCACTCGTCACCAACGACCCCTCCCTCGGTGACCACTCCCCCCTCGGACTGGTCCGGGACGCGGCCGTCGTCATCGACGGCGACCGCGTCGCGTGGACCGGTGAATCAAGCAAAGCACCCGCCACTGACAACAGGGTCGACGCCGGAGGCCGGGCCGTCCTCCCCGGTTTCGTCGACTCCCACTCCCACCTCCTCTTCGCGGGCGACCGCACCGAGGAGTTCAACGCCCGCATGTCCGGCCGCCCCTACAGTGCCGGCGGCATCCGCACCACCGTCGCCGCCACCCGCGCCGCGAGCGACGCGGAACTGGAGGCGGGCCTCGTCCGCTACCTCGAAGAGGCCCTGCGCCAGGGCACCACCACCTTCGAGACCAAGTCCGGCTACGGCCTGACCACCGCCGACGAGTCCCGCGCCCTGCGCATCGCCGCCCGCCACACCGACGAGGTCACCTTCCTCGGCGCCCACATCGTCGCCCCCGAACACGCCGACGACCCGGCGGCCTACGTCGACCTCGTCACCGGCGAGATGCTCGACGCCTGCGCCCCGCACGCCCGCTGGATCGACGTCTTCTGCGAGCAGGGCGCCTTCGACGGCGACCAGGCCCGGGCCGTCCTCACCGCGGGCAGGGCCAAGGGCCTGCACCCGCGCGTCCACGCCAACCAGCTCTCCTACGGACCGGGCGTGCGGCTGGCCGTCGAACTCGACGCCGCCAGCGCCGACCACTGCACCCACCTCACCGACGCCGACGTGGACGCCCTGGCGAGCGGCCGTACGGTCGCCACCCTGCTCCCCGGCGCGGAGTTCTCCACCCGCGCCCAGTGGCCGGACGCCCGGCGCCTGCTGGACGCGGGCGCCACGGTCGCGCTCTCCACCGACTGCAACCCGGGCTCGTCCTTCACGTCCTCGGTGCCCTTCTGCATCGCGCTCGCGGTACGGGAGATGGGCATGACGCCGGACGAGGCGGTCTGGGCGGCCACCGGGGGCGGCGCGGCGGCCCTGCGGCGCGACGACATCGGCCGCCTGGCCCCGGGTGCGTACGCCGACCTGACCCTGCTGGACGCCCCCAGCCACGTCCACCTGGCCTACCGGCCGGGCGTGCCCCTGGTCGCGGGCGTGTGGCGCCGGGGCCTGCGTAGGGTGTGA
- a CDS encoding formimidoylglutamate deiminase, whose product MRTTERTRTYWLEHAWLGTHVEPGVAVDVGDGRVTAVRTGTPTPPPGAEILRGLTLPGLANAHSHAFHRALRGTVQVGSGTFWTWREVMYSVADRLTPETYHALARAVYAEMALAGITAVGEFHYVHHAPGGTPYADPNAMGEALIEAAAEAGIRITLLDTCYLSSGFGRPPDTHQRRFSDGTAEAWAERCSVLKERDHARIGAAVHSVRAVPAGQLATVARWAEERRAPLHVHLSEQTAENDACRTAHGCTPTRLLADHGVLGPRTTGVHNTHLTDEDIALLGDSRTGTCMCPTTERDLADGIGPAAALQRAGSPLCLGSDSHAVVDLLEEARAMELNERLRTRTRGHWTAAALLRAATADGHAALGWDDVGTIETGARADLTTVSLDSVRTAGPLPRLGAETAVFAATAADVRHTVVGGRHVVRDGAHTLVPDVPRALARAVAALHA is encoded by the coding sequence GTGAGGACCACCGAGCGGACCCGGACGTACTGGCTGGAGCACGCCTGGCTCGGCACCCACGTCGAGCCGGGCGTCGCCGTCGACGTGGGCGACGGCCGCGTCACCGCCGTCCGCACCGGCACCCCCACCCCGCCCCCCGGCGCCGAGATCCTGCGCGGGCTGACCCTGCCCGGCCTCGCGAACGCCCACAGCCACGCCTTCCACCGCGCCCTGCGCGGCACCGTCCAGGTCGGCTCCGGCACCTTCTGGACCTGGCGCGAGGTCATGTACTCCGTCGCCGACCGGCTGACCCCCGAGACGTACCACGCCCTCGCCCGCGCGGTGTACGCCGAGATGGCCCTCGCCGGCATCACCGCCGTCGGCGAGTTCCACTACGTCCACCACGCCCCCGGCGGCACCCCCTACGCCGACCCCAACGCGATGGGCGAGGCGCTGATCGAGGCCGCCGCCGAAGCCGGCATCCGCATCACCCTCCTCGACACGTGCTACCTGTCCTCCGGCTTCGGCCGGCCCCCCGACACCCACCAGCGCCGCTTCTCGGACGGGACGGCGGAGGCCTGGGCGGAACGCTGTTCAGTTCTCAAGGAACGGGATCACGCCCGGATCGGGGCCGCCGTCCACTCCGTACGGGCCGTGCCCGCCGGCCAGTTGGCGACCGTGGCCCGCTGGGCCGAGGAGCGGCGGGCCCCGCTGCACGTCCACCTGTCCGAGCAGACCGCCGAGAACGACGCCTGCCGCACCGCCCACGGGTGCACCCCCACCCGGCTGCTCGCCGACCACGGTGTGCTCGGACCCCGCACCACCGGCGTCCACAACACCCACCTCACCGACGAGGACATCGCCCTGCTCGGCGACAGCCGCACCGGCACCTGCATGTGCCCGACCACGGAGCGGGACCTCGCCGACGGCATCGGACCGGCGGCCGCCCTCCAGCGGGCGGGCTCCCCGCTCTGTCTCGGCTCCGACAGCCACGCCGTCGTCGACCTGCTGGAGGAGGCCCGCGCCATGGAGCTGAACGAGCGCCTGCGCACCCGCACCCGCGGCCACTGGACCGCCGCCGCCCTGCTGCGCGCCGCCACCGCCGACGGGCACGCGGCCCTCGGCTGGGACGACGTGGGCACCATCGAGACCGGGGCCCGCGCCGACCTGACGACCGTCTCCCTCGACTCGGTCAGAACAGCGGGGCCGCTGCCCAGGCTCGGCGCCGAGACGGCCGTATTCGCCGCGACGGCGGCGGACGTACGGCACACCGTCGTGGGCGGGCGGCATGTCGTACGCGACGGGGCGCACACCCTCGTGCCCGACGTGCCCCGGGCCCTCGCGCGGGCCGTCGCCGCCCTGCACGCGTAG
- a CDS encoding allantoate amidohydrolase, translating to MSFHSMWAELLPVGRGSASGGYRRFAWTGADADCRAWFREQARARGLTYETDRNGNQWAWHGDPAAGNAVVTGSHLDSVPDGGAFDGPLGVVSAFAALDELRGRGARLGRPVGIVNFGDEEGARFGLACVGSRLTAGALTVEQAHRLTDGDGITLPQAMEQAGHDPDAIGPDPERLSRIGAFVELHVEQGRALDLSGDRIGLASAIWPHGRWRFDFRGEANHAGTTRLADRRDPMLSYAETVLAARREAELAGAVATFGKIAVEPNGVNAIPSLVRGWLDSRAADQESLDAVVAGVEKAAREHAAAQGAELDVTRESFTPVVEFDHALRDELARILGTDTDLRVPVLGTGAGHDAGILSGRVPTAMLFVRNPTGVSHSPAEYAAEDDCVAGVTALADVLEGLACT from the coding sequence GTGAGCTTCCACAGCATGTGGGCGGAGCTGCTGCCGGTCGGCCGCGGCTCCGCCTCCGGCGGCTACCGCCGCTTCGCCTGGACCGGCGCCGACGCCGACTGCCGGGCCTGGTTCCGGGAGCAGGCCCGGGCCCGCGGGCTGACCTACGAGACCGACCGCAACGGCAACCAGTGGGCCTGGCACGGCGACCCCGCCGCGGGGAACGCCGTCGTCACCGGCTCCCACCTGGACTCCGTGCCCGACGGCGGCGCCTTCGACGGGCCCCTCGGGGTCGTGTCCGCCTTCGCCGCCCTGGACGAACTGCGCGGCAGAGGAGCGCGGCTCGGCAGGCCGGTGGGCATCGTCAACTTCGGCGACGAGGAGGGCGCCCGCTTCGGCCTCGCCTGCGTCGGCTCCCGGCTCACCGCGGGCGCGCTCACCGTCGAACAGGCCCACCGCCTGACCGACGGGGACGGCATCACCCTCCCGCAGGCCATGGAACAGGCCGGCCACGACCCGGACGCCATCGGCCCCGACCCCGAGCGGCTCTCCCGTATCGGCGCCTTCGTCGAACTCCACGTCGAACAGGGCCGTGCCCTCGACCTGTCCGGCGACCGGATCGGCCTCGCCTCCGCCATCTGGCCGCACGGCCGCTGGCGGTTCGACTTCCGGGGCGAGGCCAACCACGCCGGCACCACCCGGCTCGCCGACCGGCGCGACCCGATGCTGAGCTACGCCGAGACCGTCCTCGCCGCCCGCCGCGAGGCCGAACTCGCCGGTGCCGTCGCCACCTTCGGCAAGATCGCCGTCGAGCCCAACGGCGTCAACGCGATCCCGTCCCTCGTACGCGGCTGGCTCGACTCCCGCGCCGCCGACCAGGAGAGCCTGGACGCCGTGGTCGCCGGCGTCGAGAAGGCCGCCCGCGAGCACGCCGCGGCCCAGGGCGCCGAACTCGACGTGACTCGGGAGTCCTTCACCCCCGTCGTCGAGTTCGACCACGCCCTGCGCGACGAACTCGCCCGCATCCTGGGCACGGACACGGATCTGCGGGTGCCCGTCCTCGGTACCGGCGCCGGACACGACGCCGGGATCCTCTCCGGACGCGTCCCGACCGCCATGCTGTTCGTACGCAACCCCACCGGCGTCTCGCACTCCCCGGCCGAGTACGCCGCCGAGGACGACTGCGTGGCCGGGGTGACCGCACTCGCCGACGTACTGGAAGGGCTGGCCTGCACGTGA